Part of the Mytilus trossulus isolate FHL-02 chromosome 2, PNRI_Mtr1.1.1.hap1, whole genome shotgun sequence genome is shown below.
ataataattctatgaaGTCATTCATTTCAAATGTTGTCTTTCATTTTCATCCCGGCtgttaatttgaaatataaggTATAATATGTGTtctcaaattcatgtatttttttttatatatatatttcgatATAAGTTGACTGTCCGCGTCGCCTGGGTAACGCTTTTGTTAATCGGCAAGtctttgaaaatgcatgtaccaagtcagaaatatgacagttgtaatccattattttgatgtgtttatgcttttttgattttttcatttgataagaGACTTTCCTATTGAATTTTTCTAGGAGTTCGGTATTTGTGGTATTTAAATTTTTCCACAGAATTTGTGAACGCAATACATTTggaatcaataaataaattgcgGTAAATAGTTTTTTGCACTGGTGATCAAATTTGCCGTGGTATCCTCTATACCCGATACATCCACGTCATCCATCAGCTGGGCGATAAATCTCTTGACATGCTACCACAGTTAGTCTGATTTGTTTAGGTTTCTTGACAAAAACATGAGGATTACGGCTGTTAATCTCTCTAAATGAATGTATCGTCATTAATTTCAAATCAGATGTGTTAGGAACGTCAATTCGCTGAAAATTATATATCCATGTCTAATCTAAAATAAGCGTTACTGTATAGTTCTTCTAGAAACCTGAAAGTTTTCATTTAGTATGTCATCGACAAAAATCAGGAACTGGTATTATCAGACAACTCGAAAAAGACCATAGAAACGTTAATAAGGGCTCCTTTTGCGTTTACTATTTGTATTATTATACCTCACATGTACTGATCATTACCAGTTTTTGGTCAATTCAGAGAGATTTGGGGTTCTCAATAGTgaattacatgtttttttcatttttagccatggcgttttcagtttattttttatttatgagtttgattgtccctctgttatctttcgtccctttttttcACGAATGTACCTACAATTACATATACATtattcttgtttataatttaagAATTCAAATTCAAGAGAACAAACGTATGATTTGATAGAAGATATGCACGAATGTATTGCTCATAACAGCTGGTAACACGTGTTCGAATTGTACAAACGTATTTTTTTCTTACGTTCATTCAGCATAATATACACGCATACATAACATTAACTGctcattttttcttttacatacaGATTGAAAACCCATATGAAGATGATAATACAGATCTCAATGCTATTGAAATTATCTGTGGAAGTAGAGGGGGTGTTCAATGTGGTGAGACAGCAAGTTCTGGTCAGCAGAAATGGGGAGATTGGACTGGCGACGCACTTTGTCCAGAAAACACCTTTCTGACCTCTTTCTCTCTACAAGTTCAGAAATTCAATGTAAGCCAACTCGATTTTGAATTGCAATCGATGTTGTTCGTCAGCTTAAAGCTGACCGATTTCGTCTCAAATATCGTCATGAATAATTTACAAAACCTAAAACTATCTGAGGTCTAAATGAATTTATCGTAACGCAATTACACTCACACAAGATTGCTTCAGTTTTATATCCAAATGGAAGTAAAATTCCGTAGCAAAAACGTTTGCAACGGCCTCCATTGAGATAAAGATATCTAAAAAAACCCATCAAGTATGCAATGTACCTAAATTTGAAATTCGAAGCTTGGCGATGAGTTctcatttatttgattttattgtgtTCCTGGATTCTttgataaaatatcatttctgTGTTCCGATTTTCAGAAATGAAACAATATGACAATTTCGACATGACAAATTTTGATTATCAAGAGCAATCACAATTTTAGTGATCAATTAAATTATCTTCTGATCTTCATTTTTGTATTGGAATCGACTGACAATTTAATGGATGCATAGGAGAGATGTTGACTTACCAAATATCCATGCTATTTTTTGTATACTTCATTTTTTGAATGTAACcaactattttctttttaccGTGGCCAGTAGGttatctttataattattttttttttaccatggcCAGTAGGTTAtcttaataattaattttcaattaccCGTTCGGTAGGCCTGTGTGAAGTCTTTAAAGTGCAATGATATTAAAACAGCAACAAGACCAAATAAAAAGTGACGTGCAAGTTTGTACATATACCAATAGGACAAGTCATCCAAAGCAATACTGTTTATTGTGTCATTGCATTGAGTAGAAAATTGGGATTTTGtggcaaagaaaaaaacattattgcaGAAAATCTACAGACTATATAttacagattttgttttatcaaaacttttaCATAAATCGCTCACTTGTTTGTCCGTGATGTGCtagcatttttttcttattattgcaAAACGTCATTAATAACCTTTACAATCAAAAACACATCATGAGGAGTCCCTAAAGACGAGTGTAACTTTGAAGTAGAACTTGAATAGGTCAATATTTGTACttctttttacaaatatctttattttaaaaacttgatttGGGAAAATTATTGCTAGCATTGCATGCCCCAGTTCTCTATTCATTTAGCATCGAGTTGTCAAATATAAGAGTACAAAGGGAAACGCTgtggatttttaaaaacattttcgaATGTTAAGCATTGAACAACAGTAGAGTACATACTCCTTCAAtccagggtttcccctgggtcaattttttgttcgccacctctttcgccaaaacaatatatttttcgccactttttttttttttcaccaagtaacaaaaatatattttttggtttaaaaactACCTTTTTTCTACCCCTCCCCCATCCCCCTAAAATAAGATGATGTTGCCCCATTGTGTATATGATTATTctctcaaacttattttagagtctacattttaatgaataaacactaaacatttactttaaaacaacagaattcttttttaacttaaaaaggaaaaatattcattgtatattttaaacaacttttctaaatgaGGGGGCCactatacttttataaaaaagaagatataagtcctgaaaaataacaaaattagtGGACATGTATTTATCATATAGGCTAATACTCACTAGTATGGTTCGTAGggaaagtttctttaaaagaaaaatactgatgtGCCTTTTTGTACTAAGAAGtgtgtttttttacaataaaacaaaagcttTTACCCCATGAAATTGATCCCTCATTTCAtatgtagtcattacattgacgCATTACTTTCATTCGAGGGGTTGTCCAAcctttttgatatatttcttcataatgacagttttcttttcttgaccatcgtaaatgaaaaagttCACTAGAGACGTAAAgctatgcttgaaacacgtgtcACTCAAACGACTTTAAATTAGTCTCCCTAATCAATTACCTATATTAAAGTCAAAGGATAATTAGAGTTTTAAATTAGagatttttcttggttttgaacatttttcgtcacaACAACAGCTTTTTTTTCCTAAACTATCCCTTAAAGGAGAGGAGACGTCAAAAGTTTgtttcaaacacgtgcgtccatattattttgtcaaacaattcaatcaacacgTTTATCAATAAGTCCTTTGTTGTCGATAGCTATacaatgcaatcagctgattattgattttctgtccaaatctttattaggtcaaggtgaattccgagtattgtctgatcgggtAAAGTTCGAGAAaatcgaaaaaagtaaataaacgaGATGTAGGAAAATAAATCgtcatatatatttctttcgtgaaattctttcgcaaatgacgaatttttatcgccacaattattatttgcCGCCAGCAGAAACCCTGCTTCAATCATTCTGGTTGGTTGATAGATcgaaataaaatagaaaattaaacagAGTAAATCATCCAACAATGTTTCTCAGTAATTTTACAAGTGAATCtcagaaataaaagtaaaacaggTCGTTGGTGCCTGTTAAAACGTTTAAGGTTCATctaaaagaattgaaaaatatggccttTTTACATCACAAAATctactatgagtacagacaaactgatGGACCTAGGAGAGTTTTAAGACATGGCAAGACCTAGATAAATAAACGTCATATGTTACCGAAAAATGTATTTAGTTGTGCATGTTTTTTAAGTCTGCAGAAGATTGCAAAATAAACATACACACTAGTGTCATTTGATACAGTCCACTCAGTAAGACAGTTAAACTGTTTAAATCACCCTTTTTCAGAAtaacaaaatctattttttaatattctgaaacttaaaatatatttaaatttaatttttctagGTTCAGCCATGCTCTTAAACTTGTGATGAACAGGTTTGTCTGAACTCagagtaaaattgtttttttgtgtttcgtttttcgttttgatATAACTTACACCACTGGTTTGTGTGGATGCATTTACATTCGTCATTTTAGGACCCgttatagcttactgttcggtgtgagccaaaacttcgtgttgaagaccatactttgacctataattacTATTATGAAATCACAAcagtttcttttcttttgtttgatAGGTCGAAAGTACAGAAAATGTAGGTGCCAGCTATGTCAAATTCAAATGCAGAAATTTCAAAGATAGCGTGCGTGAATTCAACTTGAGCTATCTTCCTGGGTATGGAGCATTTGGTTCTTATGGCGAGTGGAGTGACGCCTGTCCAGTTAACAGTGCAATATGTGGTATACAAACCAATATCCAACCACACATAAAAGAAGGAGATGATACCGCACTTAATGATGTTAAATTCTTTTGTTGTGAATAAAGCGCTACCGtcaataatttaacattttttatctttttggaCTTTTCGGACTTtcgtaaaaatgaaaaattcaaagtgtttgaatatattttctatatttttaaaatgattattgtCTTCTTAAGATTGCTGCTGTTAGTTGTTCAAAATACTAGATACAATAAatcaaagaaatttaaaaacatacgtATTTTTACTTGGCGGCACTTTATCTATATTCAACCTCACGATACTATTGTATATAGTGATTTTCGTGTATCCGGTTCTGCAGATTGTACTATGTTACTACTAGTTTATAGCAGTAGTATCTTCAATGGCTGCATTGTATATCAGAGTTGGATTAAGGGATAGGAAGGGAGACTGGACAGCTCCTGTTGAACCAACGTATATGCATAGTCTTTTAACATGTTGCCTAGTTTTAATCAACGggtcctcttttttttttttgaaattcggGATTCGTTTCTGTAAGTAGTCTAAATACTGTATCTCGAGTCTGATCAACACCGATATTTAGAGTAAGAACTTCGCAAGTGACTAATGCAATCAAAAGCTATCCAGTTAACAGTGCAATATGCGGTATAAAAACCAAAATCCATCCAGTCCCAGGAGAAGACGACGATACCGCACTTAATGATGCTAACTTTCTTTGTTGTGAATAAATTATaacttctttattatttttattgtatatgatgttagcGATTTCGCCCTGATCTATTCGCCCTATCGAACATATGGTACTTATGATGAATGGAGCGACGCCTGTTCAGTTAACAGTGCCATATgtgtttttaaaaccaaaatccATTCATACCAAAGAGGATGGAGACGATCCAGTACTTAATAATGTTGAATTCTTCTGTTGTGTATTGAGTGATTAAGTCAATATAACGAagtacttaaggtggtatgggagtctaaaataaaaatgatagaatttgttcatattttgtcaaaatgtagtatctattgatacatgataaaaaatattataaaaatgataggtaaccgtgcattttctcaagctacaggttgtgacaaaatgacaaattttgtatgtattatacaggaaaaaacacaattttgtgaataaaaactaaacaaaatgatagaattgtaaaataaattaggaaaagattgctttcagacaatgctttgagaatatcaaaagaaaagatagggtcaccgtacgttttttccatctaaaagacaaaataggaaaatttcatgtagagaccttcagaaaatgcactgttatagagttatctccccttaaaatgccaatttgaaaaatattcaaaaacaaccaaaattaatctacacttgttaaaaaatatcaatatttctaagttatattcttataaagtGGTTCTTTTagatgaaaattcacattaaattctgcattcctgcatcaaattttgctaacttgatagaaaatattgaccatagattctctgttttttacaatccaagatggcggtatgggagtctaaaataaaaatgatagaatttgttcatactttgccaaaatgtagtatctattgatacatgttaaaaaatattataaaaatgatagatcaccttgcattttttcaagctacgggtcgtgacaaaatgacacattttgtatggattatacaggaaaaaacaccattttgtgaatagaaactaaacgaaatgatagacttgtaaaataaattaggaaaatatagctttcaaacaatgctttgataatatcaaaagaaaagatagggtcaccgtacgttttttccggctaaaatacaaagtaggaaaattccatgaacaatccaacagaaaatgcactgttttagagttacctccccttaaaatgacaatttcaaaatatttaaaaacaaccaaaaacaatctacacttgtacatatatttatatttataagttatattcttataaattggatctttgaaatgtaaaaacacatgaaatatctgcattcttgcatcaaattttgctaatttgatagaaaatatggaccttagattctctgttttttacaatccaagatggcgaaagacacccataccaccttaaagaggctcgcgggtataagaaaaaaaaataaacatttatttttcatttcaaatttcattaattacctttagtagttgttactttattatatggtacaaaaattattccaaagaatcaattcgtgttggccattattgatttaaaatgtggatataattgaaaaagctccaaattatctcccttttgtgcaaaaatgccattttttggcattaaaattgaaatgtcttttttaactcatcgatGACCtatatcttttattgtttttttcgaaaaacctGTCCataaacaaaccaaataattgtaaaattttaacgatttctgtaatttaattctttttttaattccatattacctctttttctcctatcagtttaacagaaaataagtacttttacaaaaatgtatgcttctttcgatgGCAAGTTGTGAGCGTAAATggacggtgaccccatttttttatttcatttttatattacgtataagataaagttcatttatagaaaaatatagcgaaatcctatcttaaatataaaaaaaaggattgagacccgcgagcccctttaataatgttaaaaaattctTCTGTTGTGAATAGAGTAATAAagtaaatataacaaagaacttaataatgttgaattcttctgttgtgtaataaaatgaTTAAGTAAATTAACAAAGTACTTAAAAGGGAAGAATtggtaaaattcaaaaaactaaaaaataactGTTATAAATTGTACAACTTTGAACAGAATAGCAATCTTTACACATGATGAattgcatttttgtttatgtagCACAATGCATTTTGTATTCTAAAAAAGTTACTGTTTTAGTGTTCTTCTGAATGTTAACagaaattcaataataatataaatttgactCTGCCTTTTGCAAAATCACGAGCAGTACCGAATATTGTTTTGCGGTAAACAGTATTTCATCATCTTTAGACATTTACCTCAAATATGTAGAGAGCGTTCATCTCaataccagaatctatgacaaacgagataatttcaatttttaaattatatacttttctcACCATAGCAGCAATATTCCAACTGTTACCGTGTATGGAATATATACTTCTTATTTATACTATATGCTAGAGCTTGTAGCTGATACTTTATAAAATGTCAACGGTAGCGAACAAAACCATGAGTGAAGGTTTTGTTAAGGAAGGTCTCGTCTTTTCCCCCAAATATTTTATCGGAAAGATCAAATAGGCAAATATTGAggcacaaataatacatgacgGTCTCGATTTTAAAATTCTATGttctgaaatgttttattttacttaatttaaCCTGTTACTTGTATTCGTGTTATTATGTTCTTTTTGGATTATGACTTATGGTGTTACACGGTATTTATGCTTACCGCAATCtgattattatttgatttttaactttAGCGCAGGTGTGTGCTGAGATGCGATTCAGGTTTGTACTTACAaatttggagcaggatctggtTAACTATCCGGAACACCTTATATCAGCCTCGGTATTAGGATGGCTTGTATTACTTATTCTTTATGTTGGGTTTAGTGTAAtgttgtttgtcgtttgtttgatGCAGTCATTTTCTGACAACGAATTTCATGTGTATATTCGActtttgaatttgaatgtcaATTAGGAATCCTAGGTCTCTCTGGTGTTGTGACAGTCAAGTTCAATGTTCAAAGGCACTACGAAAATAACACTTcgattttttggaaaatattgctaaccttttaaaagagggacgaaagataccagagggacagtcaaaatcatAGATCGAACCTGAACTGAcgacaccatggctaaaaatgaaaagacaaacaaataaataatagtaaaaaatacacaaaaaataaaactaaagactaagcaacacgaaccccaccaaaaatttggggggagggggtctcaggtgctccggatgggtaagcagatcctgcttcacatgtgacatacgtcgtgttgcttatgtcaTTACAAATTCGGTAAAAAGTCGTATTTCACATTCGTGGAAAGGGAAGGTTTTGTATTTTAAGTCAGCTCAAAATCGATGTTTTGTACGGAAAtccaaaaatatcaattgaataaAACCATTTCTAAAgaatttgatatatatgatatagtactaaattataaatgcaagtttataaattttgtgaattttaagtattattaagtattaaaatcaACTCATCTGATAAGAAGAAGTTTAGGTTAATGGAGAGGACCTTCGGAACAGCTCAATAGAGTTATATAAGAGTGATTGGTTCTAAAATAAGgtttaaaaaagtataacaaaatactgaattgaaaaaaataaagaattataccttgttttaaagctagctCAATATTCCAATTGTATGAGTTGTCTATACCATcattataataacaaattaGGGAACCatcaacaaaagtttaatgTGATCAATTGTACATTCATAATTGTGTAAAAATCATACATTACAGACATACAACACAACCATCTAAAACATAGATGTTATTCTAAAATGGACGTCAAAAAGGTGTTATAATAGAAATTAGTGATCAATGATGCTAATGCcaaaaggagtatgttcgataaggtcctaaaatggctcCCTTTTTTTGCGTAAATTTCCAACTCGGATTTATCGACCAATATCACGAgaaattatagctaatacattgacttactaggatataaaccattttgttgaaaattttacgtttctgcgtttcattatgacgtcacaagttgttcTCATgttgatttttcacgaaaaaatcaatgaaaatgggtaaatttccaaAGATTtttggacaggaaacatagagcgcatacgtcgacaacaaagatcttttaaaataatgtttgtgaagacatttcacatgtcttatttgaattttaaacttgtcgacgcctgcgctctatgtttcctggtcctttatttggttgaaatctggctggttttgtcaaatttcaccaaaatcccttaaATTGACCTTTtatggatgtaaaaatcaacgtgtaggaattaaactttgacaaaaactgtTCTGTTcaactttctaacatgtctttaagACAACTTAAAGCATGTATTGTCATGCAACTATGAACTTTAAATTTGGGGCCAACtatggcccttaccgaacttactcctttggAACGCCAAACGCGAAATTCGTCTCCAAAAGAATAATTTCTGATTAAAATAACTCAATGACGgcactaacaaaaaaaaaaccaccaaacaaacaaacagtgCGTTTCATTGTTAGTGTATACATGTACCGATTGTGCAAAAGACAGTgtagaaatgataaaataagtGTATTtctgtaaacataaaaaaacaaacataaactttgaAGAATACAAAATGCATTGTGCTacgtaaaacaaaaatgtaagtCATCATGTGTAAAGATTGGTTCAACAAGTTatcttttaatttcagattttgttttgtatggCCCCGCAAcgaagttttacccttgtcagaAATTCCGTCTTTCCGTCTTACAGTAGTTCCGTCGTTCCGTCATTCCGTCATTCCGCAAAAAACCATTATAcggagttttttttctaaaggccttcagatattgggctaatttttggtatgtgagttaaccatgatgagttacagatcaagtttaagttacGTTCCGCACCCCTAATTTTTGTCGAAATaacgggctttggactttgagaaattgttgaaaatcaccgTAATACGGACTCTTTTCTAAACGCTtccagatattgggctgatttttggtatgtgagttaactaTGCTGAGTTgaagatcaagtttaagtttcgttctGCTCCACTATTTTTTGACGAAATTaagggctttggactttgagaaattattgaaaatcacagtaatacggatttttttctaaacgccttcagatattgggctgatgtTTAGTTTGTGAGTTAACTAGATGAGTTAAGTTTCGTTTCGTTCCGATTGTTTGCGCTGAAATTACGGGCTTTAGacataaattattgaaaatcagatttttttctctatccCCCTCCAGATTTTGagatgattttttatatgtgagactgccatcatgtttgtgtccacttgtgtttatattgaaattgcagatatttcaactttttgggACGGGGCATCttttgtcgctttgacacatctagtttaaAACCGAAAGtgctaaattattgaaatttacaACAGACAAATTTAACAACATTAAGTACGGTATCGTCTTCATCCTGTCCTTTGTAAACAGTTTGAGACACATGAGACAACCCGTTTAATTGCTGCCTCTGAATTTGAGatgttaaggaaattttgcattttttggttAGTATCttgattataaatataatgtatagTGATAATCTGTACAGAGCAAAAATATGCAGCAAAGAAAGCTCTATAAATAActaaacatgattaaaattatcaattgacCTATTTAGGAGTGAAATTCCTTCAAAGTAACCTTTTCACAAATGTTCGTACatttttaagttatattttaatttaaaaatatagcaatcttttaatttgaaaataaagcaatcttttaattttagaataaaacaatcttgaaacatttttgattttgtcacaACTACAAAAGATTAAAAATCTTTAACTATTGTACATGTTTCTAAAGTGACAGTAGCGCTTAATCACAACAAAAGAATTTAACATCATTTAGTGCGGTATCGTCGACTCCTACTCCTTGGTCTGGATGGATCTTGGTTTTTATACCACAAATGGCACTGTTCACTGGACAGGCGTCACTCCACTTGCCGTAAGAGCCATATGGTCCATACCCAGGTGGATAGCTTAGGTCGAAGTTGCCATTGTCCTTGAAATTTCTGCATTTGAATTTGACATGGTTGGCACCCGTATTATCCCTACTTTCGtcctatcaaacaaataaaaacacgCTGTTTAGATTTCACCCACTTAGCAAGAGCATGAATTTAAGTAGTCTTATGTATATGGAGCTTTTATGTCGCTTTTCGATAATTCAATAAGGTAGAATAGTTTGCCAGTAACATCTTCGTTTGGATTAGtattataataatttgttttctgtttgaagaGGTTCACTAGTAAGATAACTCAATCAATTTGGAACTGTATGGAATGATCTAATCGTTAGATGGCGTATCTTTGCtttttgtgtgtaaaatgtTTGCGTTGAGTTGGTTGAACATtattgaataaccgtttcacatgtgatatcggatatgttccttacgtcgtaacaaCAATCGCTTTCTTATTCATGAACttgacctactgaattagactatttatcaGATTTGTTATAActtgagcaacacgacgggtgccacatatggagcagaatctacttatccttccggagcacatgagatcaccctaCTTTTGTGGGGTTCTTGTTGTTAATTCtaaagttttctatgttgtttcatgtgtaatattgtttgtctttttgtctctatcatttttagccatggtattgtcagttatttttcgatttatgagtttgattgtccctctggtatctttccccCCTCTTTGTGATCAACAAGACTGACTTTAACATtgtaaaatagaataaaattgtgtaaaaaagggacgaaagataccaaagggatagtcaaactcgtaaatctaaaacaaactgacaacgccatggctaaaaatgaaaaagacaaacagaaaaaacaatagtacacatgacacaacatagaaaactaaagaataaacaacacgaaccccaccataaactaggggtgatctcaggtgctccggaagggtaagcagatcctgctccacatgcggcacccgtcgtgttgcttatgtgattacaaatccggtaaatagtctaattcggtaggtcaaattcatgaaagggaaggggattgtagttacgacgtaaggaacatatccgatatcatttgtgaaacggttatttcatatATACGGGGTCAGTATATTCCATATTGGGTGAGAGCGAAGCTCGAATCCCCATATTggatttactgaccccatatataccgtattaggtcactagcacagtatgtaacgaatttatcttattTACTATCTTAACGTGTGACATCTTAACTAGCGACCTATCAAAATGCGCAAGTATTCAATACTGTTAGCATAAAGAAACGACTTCTATTGATCCTACAAAAACAGAtaccaacaataacaacttgttagattgaaatgtgttttatgaatttatttcaatcttaattataaattttttcgtctgttgaaaccttaACGATTTTTCTCAGTAccgttttttttcataaagggACGTACCACCACTACTAAGCGTGTacgaaataagccccgcctccctactacTTTATTTGGTATATAAAGGGACGCAACCTAATATGAAGTATACACGGTATCCACGAGGTCGCTTTTAATTAATCACATTCCTAGAAAtctataggaggtaagatagtTGAGAAGTATTAGGTATCTTTAGATGTCAAACACACATTTAAACCTAGTCGACTTACATTGTTTTCCTGTACTTGAAGAGAGAAAGAGGTCATAAAGGTGTTAGCTGGACAAAGTGCTTCCCCAGTCCAATCTCCCCATTTCTGCTGACCAGAACTTGCTTTATCTCCACAGCGATCACCTCCTCTACTGCCACATATTATTTCAATAGAGTTTACTTCGGTATTATCTGTTTCATGCGGCCGTTCAATCTGTAagttaaagaaaaaagtaagcagtttaaattatgtatgtatatatgatattcTCAATTAACGTAAGTTTATATACg
Proteins encoded:
- the LOC134705161 gene encoding vitelline membrane outer layer protein 1 homolog isoform X1 — its product is MKIYTIVLILKLFFQNISLTVGKHQTKEEHFIIERNRKIRLVNQTLVGRMTESQCANVCLQNSDNCCEITYATSTRECKLAQSGCCHTVFDDESGSNILHSSRKYGDYTKVLFVSNGGVLGDWADEEICTKGHYAIGYKMKIENPYEDDNTDLNAIEIICGSRGGVQCGETASSGQQKWGDWTGDALCPENTFLTSFSLQVQKFNVESTENVGASYVKFKCRNFKDSVREFNLSYLPGYGAFGSYGEWSDACPVNSAICGIQTNIQPHIKEGDDTALNDVKFFCCE
- the LOC134705161 gene encoding vitelline membrane outer layer protein 1 homolog isoform X2 produces the protein MTESQCANVCLQNSDNCCEITYATSTRECKLAQSGCCHTVFDDESGSNILHSSRKYGDYTKVLFVSNGGVLGDWADEEICTKGHYAIGYKMKIENPYEDDNTDLNAIEIICGSRGGVQCGETASSGQQKWGDWTGDALCPENTFLTSFSLQVQKFNVESTENVGASYVKFKCRNFKDSVREFNLSYLPGYGAFGSYGEWSDACPVNSAICGIQTNIQPHIKEGDDTALNDVKFFCCE
- the LOC134705162 gene encoding vitelline membrane outer layer protein 1 homolog, translated to MKLFTIVLILKLILQNASLTVGKYQKREENFIIDRNKKIRLVNLTSIGKMSQSQCANVCLQNSDNCCEITYATSTRECKLGQSGCCHTVFDDESGSNLLHTRRKYGEYTKILFVSNGGVLGEWADEEFCTKGHYAIGYKMKIERPHETDNTEVNSIEIICGSRGGDRCGDKASSGQQKWGDWTGEALCPANTFMTSFSLQVQENNDESRDNTGANHVKFKCRNFKDNGNFDLSYPPGYGPYGSYGKWSDACPVNSAICGIKTKIHPDQGVGVDDTALNDVKFFCCD